Proteins from a single region of Mycoplasma leachii PG50:
- the rpoB gene encoding DNA-directed RNA polymerase subunit beta, with translation MAYKIRKINRNVERRDYTKVSMNLSLPNLIGIQTETFEWFKTKGIQEVLDEFFPILSFDGSSVLTLENWGFKEPRLSVRQAREESKIYDAPIYANLKLSVNKTEEIQKEFDGVDQEDTLKVLTHWLEDKTGNGNITFKQQSQNSYFFEITIKKSEKPDLIQIDIIEDKKTSLICNVSIYKSGEVFLGDFPLMTEAGTFIINGSQKVIVSQLVRSPGAYFNKELNRKTGEMIYFADIIPSRGTWLEYETDSKKIGNDAINPLYVKIDKSRKTTATSLLLAFGISKDDILNIFDNDEVLVETLQQDSIIGDFKIDWSNQVQEIYKKIRQGETATSEGASKFINSILFNKRKYDLTKAGRFKLKQKLSIKNRILNRVIAEDILDANNNVLIAKGTEVTKNNIQKISNILDQDIMSIDLKYLSDIPGTRKVQKIRVYKDSELKTDTTCLIGLTSSSNEEFITVADILSTVSYLLNLKYNIGEIDDIDNLGNRRVRTVGELLQNQFRMGLNRIDKNVKEKLATSDLYKVKTSTIINAKPLTAIIGEFFNLSQLSQFMDQINPLSELTNKRRLTALGPGGLSRDRAGLEVRDVHPSHYGRICPIETPEGPNIGLINNLSTYARVNEYGFITTPYRKVINGIIQNDQVEYLTADQEKNFIIAQSNVNQDENGKILDEIIVSRFNGDDYMARVEEIHYIDVSPKQIVSVATSGIPFLENDDANRALMGANMQRQAVPLIKPESPIVATGIEFEAARDSGEAIVAKEDAIVKYVDSKTIITDGESGIRTYILSDYERSNNGTSLTQSPIVKVGDVVKKGEIIADGPSMDQGELAIGQNVVVAFSTYNGYNFEDAIVMSERIVIDDRFTSIHIDEYTLEVRNTKQGQEEVTREIPNMSEQAKRHLDAEGIVAIGTEVKVGDVLVGKVTPKGQVQLSPEDKLLHAIFGEKSRNVKDNSLRVPNGGEGIVQSIKRFKAKSASNLDGIELPADIIEVIKVYVVQKRKIQEGDKMSGRHGNKGIISRILPVEDMPHLEDGTPVDIILNPQGVPSRMNIGQILEIHLGMAAKKLNQKVITPVFEGLNEKELEEIMIEAGMTNYGKVTLIDGQTGEPFDKPIAVGVMYMLKLSHMVDDKIHTRNVGPYSLITQQPLGGKAQNGGQRFGEMEVWALEAYGAAHTLREILTIKSDDIKGRSKTYEAIVRSKRIPEPGIPESFNVLSKEIMGLGFNMYMIDETGEKSVINAYDKTDFEADNYDDEILIKTDNLYIDDQDVDAEFEDLTYVDENDILKSFKLDNEEE, from the coding sequence ATGGCTTATAAAATTAGAAAAATCAATCGTAATGTAGAACGTCGTGATTATACTAAAGTATCAATGAATCTTTCTTTGCCAAATTTAATTGGTATTCAAACTGAAACTTTTGAATGATTTAAAACTAAAGGAATTCAAGAAGTTTTAGATGAATTTTTCCCAATTTTATCATTTGATGGATCTAGTGTTTTAACTTTAGAAAATTGAGGTTTTAAAGAACCTAGATTATCTGTTAGACAAGCAAGAGAAGAATCAAAAATTTATGATGCCCCAATTTATGCAAATTTAAAATTATCAGTTAATAAAACTGAAGAAATTCAAAAAGAATTTGATGGTGTTGATCAAGAAGATACTTTAAAAGTTTTAACTCATTGACTAGAAGACAAAACTGGTAATGGTAATATAACATTTAAACAACAATCACAAAATTCTTATTTTTTTGAAATAACTATTAAAAAATCTGAAAAACCAGATCTAATTCAAATTGATATTATTGAAGATAAAAAAACTTCATTGATTTGTAATGTATCTATTTATAAATCAGGTGAAGTGTTTTTAGGTGATTTTCCATTAATGACAGAAGCTGGAACTTTTATTATTAATGGTTCTCAAAAAGTTATTGTATCTCAATTAGTAAGATCTCCAGGAGCTTATTTTAATAAAGAATTAAATCGTAAAACTGGAGAGATGATTTATTTTGCAGACATTATTCCAAGTAGAGGAACTTGATTAGAATACGAAACTGATTCTAAAAAAATTGGAAATGATGCAATTAATCCTTTATATGTAAAAATTGATAAATCAAGAAAAACTACAGCTACTTCTTTATTATTAGCCTTTGGTATTAGTAAAGATGATATTTTAAATATTTTTGATAATGATGAAGTATTAGTTGAAACTTTACAACAAGACTCAATTATTGGTGATTTCAAAATAGATTGATCAAATCAAGTTCAAGAAATTTATAAAAAGATTAGACAAGGTGAAACTGCAACTAGTGAAGGTGCTTCTAAATTTATTAATAGTATTTTATTTAATAAAAGAAAATATGATTTAACTAAAGCTGGAAGATTTAAACTAAAACAAAAACTTTCTATTAAAAACAGAATTTTAAATAGAGTTATAGCTGAAGATATTCTTGATGCTAATAATAATGTATTAATAGCTAAAGGTACTGAAGTTACTAAAAATAATATTCAAAAAATTTCTAATATTTTAGATCAAGATATAATGAGTATTGATTTAAAATATTTATCTGACATTCCAGGAACTAGAAAAGTTCAAAAAATTAGAGTTTATAAAGATAGTGAACTAAAAACTGATACTACTTGTCTAATTGGTTTAACTAGTTCATCTAATGAAGAATTTATAACAGTAGCTGATATTTTATCAACTGTTTCTTATTTATTAAACTTAAAATATAACATTGGTGAAATTGATGATATTGATAATTTAGGAAATAGAAGAGTTAGAACTGTTGGTGAATTATTACAAAATCAATTTAGAATGGGATTAAACCGTATTGATAAAAATGTTAAAGAAAAATTAGCTACAAGTGATTTGTATAAAGTTAAAACTTCAACAATTATCAATGCAAAGCCTTTAACTGCAATTATTGGTGAGTTCTTTAATTTATCACAATTGTCTCAATTTATGGATCAAATTAATCCATTATCAGAATTAACTAATAAACGTAGATTAACAGCTTTAGGACCTGGTGGTTTATCAAGAGATAGAGCAGGATTAGAAGTACGTGACGTTCACCCATCTCATTATGGAAGAATTTGTCCTATTGAAACTCCAGAAGGACCAAATATTGGATTGATTAATAACTTATCAACTTATGCAAGAGTTAATGAATATGGATTTATTACAACTCCATATAGAAAAGTTATTAACGGAATTATTCAAAATGATCAAGTTGAATATTTAACAGCTGATCAAGAAAAAAACTTTATTATTGCTCAATCTAATGTTAATCAAGATGAAAATGGAAAAATTCTAGATGAAATTATAGTTTCACGTTTTAATGGTGATGACTATATGGCTAGAGTTGAAGAAATTCACTATATTGATGTTTCTCCAAAACAAATTGTTTCAGTTGCTACAAGTGGTATTCCATTTTTAGAAAACGATGATGCCAACCGTGCTTTAATGGGTGCTAACATGCAACGTCAAGCAGTACCTTTAATTAAACCAGAATCACCAATTGTTGCTACTGGTATTGAATTTGAAGCAGCACGTGATTCAGGAGAAGCTATTGTTGCAAAAGAAGATGCAATTGTTAAATATGTTGATTCAAAAACAATTATTACTGATGGAGAATCTGGAATTAGAACTTATATTTTATCAGATTATGAAAGATCAAATAATGGAACTTCATTAACTCAATCACCAATTGTTAAAGTTGGAGATGTTGTTAAAAAAGGTGAAATTATTGCTGATGGTCCATCAATGGATCAAGGTGAATTAGCAATTGGTCAAAATGTTGTTGTTGCCTTTTCAACTTATAATGGATACAACTTTGAAGATGCTATTGTTATGAGTGAAAGAATTGTTATAGATGATCGTTTTACTTCAATTCATATTGATGAATATACTTTAGAAGTAAGAAATACAAAACAAGGTCAAGAAGAAGTAACTAGAGAAATTCCTAATATGTCAGAACAAGCTAAAAGACATTTAGATGCCGAAGGAATTGTAGCTATTGGTACTGAAGTAAAAGTTGGAGATGTTTTAGTTGGAAAAGTAACTCCAAAAGGACAAGTTCAACTTTCTCCAGAAGATAAGTTATTACATGCTATATTTGGTGAAAAATCTAGAAATGTTAAAGATAATTCATTAAGAGTTCCAAATGGTGGAGAAGGAATTGTTCAGTCAATTAAACGTTTTAAAGCAAAAAGTGCATCAAATCTTGATGGAATTGAATTACCAGCTGACATTATAGAAGTAATTAAAGTTTATGTTGTTCAAAAACGTAAAATTCAAGAAGGAGATAAAATGTCTGGTCGACATGGAAACAAAGGTATTATTTCAAGAATTTTACCTGTTGAAGACATGCCACATCTAGAAGATGGAACACCAGTTGATATTATCTTAAATCCACAAGGGGTTCCTTCACGTATGAATATTGGTCAAATTTTAGAAATTCATTTAGGAATGGCTGCTAAAAAATTAAATCAAAAAGTTATTACTCCTGTTTTTGAAGGATTAAATGAAAAAGAATTAGAAGAAATAATGATTGAAGCTGGAATGACAAATTATGGTAAAGTTACTTTGATTGATGGTCAAACTGGTGAACCATTTGATAAACCAATTGCAGTTGGAGTTATGTATATGTTAAAACTATCTCACATGGTTGATGATAAAATACATACACGTAACGTTGGTCCTTATTCATTAATTACTCAACAACCATTAGGAGGAAAAGCTCAAAATGGTGGTCAACGTTTTGGAGAAATGGAAGTATGAGCTTTAGAAGCTTATGGAGCTGCTCACACACTACGTGAAATTCTAACAATTAAATCAGATGATATTAAAGGTCGTTCAAAAACTTATGAAGCAATTGTTAGATCAAAAAGAATTCCTGAACCTGGAATTCCAGAATCATTTAATGTTTTATCAAAAGAAATTATGGGTCTAGGATTTAATATGTATATGATTGATGAAACTGGTGAAAAATCAGTAATTAATGCATATGATAAAACAGACTTTGAAGCTGATAATTATGATGATGAAATTCTAATCAAAACTGATAATTTATACATTGATGATCAAGATGTTGATGCTGAATTTGAAGATTTAACTTATGTTGATGAAAATGATATTTTAAAATCATTTAAACTAGATAATGAAGAAGAATAA
- the rpoC gene encoding DNA-directed RNA polymerase subunit beta' yields the protein MENLNRKKAIKIELANPDTIRSWSHGEVLKPETINYKTLKAERDGLFDERIFGPTKNYECVCGRYKKANPMNKGKKCEKCGVELTESIVRRERMGHIELEEPVTHIWMLKVAPYRIAAILDLKAKELEEVVYFVSHIVLEQGNQNHFLEKEVLDLGSSRITKTREKLQLSILDVIDQINDPEHRDTKKANRLLEELKNTSIPFSIDEATSLISKYTNAKFGIGARAVEYLLEKVDLTKEIEAIKIQLENSKKTPNERTKLLKRLETFDSLKRSKQRPEWMVMRVIPVIPPDIRPIIQLDGGRFTTSEINDLYRRIIIRNERLKKVKEMGAPSIIVNNEKRMLQEAVDALFDNERKPKPVQGKNKRPLKSLTSVLKGKQGRFRQNLLGKRVDYSARSVIAIGPDLKMYQAGLPREMAITLFKPFVIQWLQDHEYAENVKIAEKMLLQNDPKVWEALEQVIKDRPVLLNRAPTLHRLGIQAFEPKLVKGKAIRLHPLVTTAFNADFDGDQMAVHVPITKEAVAESRALMLGSSAILGPKDGKAIVTPGQDIILGNYYLTTEEKNAKGQGMIFSSLDEAFMAYNSGQIHLNSLIGIALSALPKQKFSDKNQRLNSYLLTTVGKLYFNQIFDDNFSWINSNNIWNAKEAVKEFIYDFSQDINNVIENIQVQQPIKKKELSLIIERYFETHGARKTAEMLDKMKDLGFSFSTKSGTTISAGDVVAFTHKYDEFKEADQKVEQITDFYNMGMLTNSEKKRRIIDVWSEVKDKIQNELATVLRKDVKNPIFVMVDSGARGNVSNFTQLVGMRGLMNDTKGDIKEIPIKSSFREGLTVSEYFVSTHGARKGMADIALKTADSGYLTRRLVDVSQEIVVVNEDCEPSKGFEVSAIIDTKHDNVIVPLKDRLVGRFTFEDIYDDDKNLVAFANTLIDKNIAEKIIMSGISSVVIRSVLTCDNKRGVCQKCYGLNLATASVVNIGEPVGVIAAQSIGEPGTQLTMRNFHTGGVAGNVDITQGLPRIKELLDVTTPKGAVAIISEVDGVVSEIEDYNGVFVINIVTENEEVKKYKTEFNSVLRVEQGSSVVAGQKLTEGAIDLHQLLEFGGIQDVQNYILKEVQKVYRLQGIEISDKYIEIIIKQMLNKVKITDSGDSDLLPGEIITIQNYKEVVQDCIIKSIRPPLSKAQIFGIKKAPLESSSWLSSASFQDTARVLTRAIIKGKEDKLEGLKENIMLGNLIPAGTGLTGTQEVEQLAEQYHNNEY from the coding sequence ATGGAAAATTTAAATCGTAAAAAAGCAATAAAAATTGAATTAGCTAACCCTGATACAATTCGCTCATGATCACATGGAGAAGTTTTAAAACCAGAAACTATTAACTATAAAACATTAAAAGCCGAAAGAGATGGCTTATTTGATGAAAGAATTTTTGGTCCAACTAAAAATTATGAATGTGTTTGTGGAAGATATAAAAAAGCTAACCCTATGAATAAAGGGAAAAAATGTGAAAAATGTGGTGTTGAATTAACTGAATCAATCGTTCGTAGAGAAAGAATGGGACATATTGAGTTAGAAGAACCAGTTACTCACATTTGAATGCTTAAAGTTGCTCCTTATAGAATTGCTGCAATCTTAGATTTAAAAGCAAAAGAATTAGAAGAAGTAGTTTACTTTGTTTCTCATATTGTTTTAGAACAAGGTAATCAAAATCATTTTCTAGAAAAAGAAGTTTTAGATTTAGGTTCATCAAGAATTACTAAAACTAGAGAAAAACTACAACTATCAATTTTAGATGTTATTGATCAAATTAATGATCCTGAGCATAGAGATACTAAAAAAGCTAATAGATTATTAGAAGAATTAAAAAATACTTCTATTCCATTTTCAATTGATGAAGCAACTAGTTTAATTAGTAAATATACTAATGCAAAATTTGGGATTGGAGCTAGAGCTGTTGAATATCTATTAGAAAAAGTAGATTTAACTAAAGAAATTGAAGCAATCAAAATTCAACTTGAAAATTCTAAAAAAACCCCAAATGAAAGAACTAAATTATTAAAACGTTTAGAAACTTTTGATTCTTTAAAACGTTCTAAACAACGTCCTGAATGAATGGTTATGAGAGTAATTCCAGTTATTCCACCAGATATTCGTCCTATTATTCAATTAGATGGCGGTCGTTTTACTACTTCTGAAATTAATGATTTATACAGAAGAATCATTATTAGAAATGAAAGATTAAAAAAAGTTAAAGAAATGGGTGCGCCTTCAATTATTGTTAATAATGAAAAGCGTATGTTACAAGAAGCTGTTGATGCTTTATTTGATAATGAAAGAAAACCAAAACCAGTTCAAGGAAAAAACAAACGCCCATTAAAATCTTTAACTAGTGTTTTAAAAGGAAAACAAGGCCGTTTTAGACAAAACTTATTGGGAAAACGTGTTGATTATTCAGCTAGATCAGTTATTGCAATTGGACCAGATCTAAAAATGTATCAAGCAGGTTTACCAAGAGAAATGGCAATTACTTTATTTAAGCCATTTGTAATTCAATGACTTCAAGATCATGAGTATGCTGAAAATGTAAAAATTGCTGAAAAAATGTTATTACAAAATGATCCAAAAGTTTGAGAAGCACTAGAACAAGTAATTAAAGATAGACCTGTTTTATTAAATCGTGCTCCTACATTACACCGTTTAGGAATTCAAGCATTTGAACCTAAGTTAGTTAAAGGAAAGGCAATTCGTTTACACCCATTAGTTACAACTGCATTTAATGCTGACTTTGACGGGGATCAAATGGCAGTTCACGTACCTATTACAAAAGAAGCTGTTGCTGAATCAAGAGCTTTAATGTTAGGTTCAAGTGCTATTTTAGGACCAAAAGATGGAAAAGCAATTGTTACTCCTGGTCAAGATATTATTTTAGGAAACTACTATTTAACTACTGAAGAAAAAAACGCTAAAGGTCAAGGAATGATTTTTTCAAGTTTAGATGAAGCGTTTATGGCTTATAATAGTGGTCAAATTCATTTAAACTCATTAATTGGAATTGCTTTATCAGCTTTACCTAAACAAAAATTTAGTGATAAAAATCAAAGATTAAATTCTTATTTACTAACAACTGTTGGAAAACTTTACTTTAATCAAATTTTTGATGATAATTTCTCATGAATCAATTCAAATAATATTTGAAATGCTAAAGAAGCGGTTAAAGAATTTATTTATGATTTTTCACAAGACATTAATAACGTAATTGAAAATATTCAAGTTCAACAACCAATTAAGAAAAAAGAATTATCACTTATTATTGAAAGATACTTTGAAACTCATGGAGCTAGAAAAACTGCTGAAATGCTAGATAAGATGAAAGATCTAGGATTTAGTTTTTCAACAAAATCAGGAACTACAATTTCAGCTGGAGATGTTGTTGCCTTTACTCATAAATATGATGAATTTAAAGAAGCAGATCAAAAAGTTGAACAAATTACTGATTTTTACAATATGGGTATGTTAACTAATAGTGAAAAGAAACGTCGAATTATTGATGTCTGATCAGAAGTTAAAGATAAAATTCAAAATGAATTAGCAACAGTATTGCGTAAAGATGTTAAAAATCCAATTTTTGTAATGGTTGATTCAGGAGCTCGTGGTAATGTTTCAAACTTTACTCAATTAGTTGGTATGCGTGGATTGATGAACGATACTAAGGGAGATATTAAAGAAATTCCTATTAAGTCATCATTCCGTGAAGGATTGACTGTTTCAGAATACTTTGTTTCAACTCATGGAGCTAGAAAAGGTATGGCTGATATTGCTTTAAAAACTGCTGATTCAGGTTATTTAACTAGAAGATTAGTTGACGTTAGTCAAGAAATTGTTGTTGTTAATGAAGATTGTGAACCAAGTAAAGGATTTGAAGTATCAGCTATTATTGATACAAAACATGATAATGTTATTGTTCCACTAAAAGATAGATTAGTTGGAAGATTTACATTTGAAGATATTTATGATGATGATAAAAACCTAGTTGCTTTTGCTAATACATTAATTGATAAAAATATTGCTGAAAAAATTATTATGTCAGGAATTAGTTCAGTAGTTATTAGATCGGTTTTAACTTGTGATAACAAACGTGGTGTTTGTCAAAAATGTTATGGATTAAACTTAGCTACTGCTTCAGTTGTTAATATTGGTGAACCAGTTGGAGTTATTGCTGCTCAATCAATTGGAGAACCAGGAACTCAATTAACAATGCGTAACTTCCATACAGGAGGAGTTGCTGGTAATGTTGATATTACTCAAGGGCTTCCACGTATTAAAGAATTATTAGACGTTACAACTCCAAAAGGCGCTGTTGCTATAATTTCTGAAGTTGATGGAGTAGTTAGTGAAATTGAAGATTATAATGGTGTATTTGTAATTAATATTGTTACTGAAAATGAAGAAGTTAAAAAGTACAAAACTGAATTTAACTCAGTATTACGTGTTGAACAAGGTTCAAGTGTTGTTGCTGGTCAAAAATTAACTGAAGGAGCTATTGATTTACACCAATTATTAGAATTTGGTGGAATTCAGGATGTACAAAATTACATTTTAAAAGAAGTTCAAAAAGTTTATAGATTACAAGGTATTGAAATTTCAGATAAATATATTGAAATCATCATTAAACAAATGTTAAACAAAGTAAAAATTACTGATAGTGGTGATTCTGATTTATTACCTGGAGAAATTATTACAATTCAAAACTATAAAGAAGTAGTACAAGATTGCATTATTAAATCAATTAGGCCACCTTTATCAAAAGCTCAAATCTTTGGTATTAAAAAAGCACCTTTAGAATCAAGTTCATGATTATCTTCTGCTTCATTCCAAGATACTGCTAGAGTATTAACTAGAGCAATTATTAAAGGAAAAGAAGATAAATTAGAAGGATTAAAAGAAAATATTATGTTAGGTAATTTAATTCCAGCTGGTACTGGTTTAACTGGAACTCAAGAAGTTGAACAACTAGCAGAACAATACCATAACAATGAATATTAA